In Lactobacillus sp. PV012, one genomic interval encodes:
- a CDS encoding MBL fold metallo-hydrolase — translation MKVSVLASGSTGNVSLIQTKQHNILMDAGLSGKKTKLLLEKVGVDIKTIDMVFLSHDHHDHSGGLGVLMRRYPQINAYANSGTWQYLNETGKIGKLPVNQINAFEPGKTKTFGDLEVTSFATSHDAAQPQYYVFKSDGKRFACLTDTGYVSSKVKSEIAAADGYLIEFNYDDELLRNGPYSWDLKHRILSDVGHLSNQQAGEALLDVVKPNTEHIFLAHRSQENNTKFKAHDAAEKILVQGDANLPADVEIIDTAVETPTNLIEI, via the coding sequence TTGAAAGTTTCTGTTTTAGCTAGTGGATCAACTGGCAATGTAAGTTTAATTCAAACTAAGCAGCATAATATTTTGATGGATGCAGGTCTTTCTGGAAAAAAGACAAAACTACTTTTAGAAAAAGTAGGAGTGGACATTAAAACAATTGACATGGTATTTCTGAGCCACGATCATCATGATCATTCGGGAGGACTAGGAGTGTTAATGCGCCGTTATCCTCAAATCAATGCTTATGCTAATTCTGGGACATGGCAGTACTTAAATGAAACTGGTAAGATTGGGAAATTGCCCGTAAATCAAATTAATGCTTTTGAACCAGGAAAGACCAAAACTTTTGGGGATCTAGAAGTCACTAGCTTTGCTACAAGTCATGATGCAGCTCAACCTCAATATTATGTTTTTAAAAGTGATGGTAAAAGATTTGCCTGCTTGACTGATACTGGTTATGTTTCTAGTAAAGTAAAGAGTGAGATTGCTGCAGCAGATGGTTACCTGATTGAATTTAATTATGATGATGAATTATTACGTAATGGTCCATATTCATGGGATTTAAAGCATCGAATTTTGTCAGATGTAGGTCATTTATCTAACCAGCAAGCTGGTGAGGCACTTTTAGATGTGGTGAAGCCTAATACAGAACACATTTTTTTAGCACACCGCAGTCAGGAGAATAATACAAAGTTTAAGGCTCATGATGCAGCTGAAAAGATCTTAGTTCAGGGGGATGCAAATTTACCTGCTGATGTCGAGATTATTGATACAGCTGTAGAAACTCCAACTAACTTAATTGAAATTTAA
- a CDS encoding S1C family serine protease: MTEKKTNNLVKTGIIGVVAGLLGGGVAYAGLSQVNNDSASQSGTPIVKTVKNTSKNSGEMTAAYNTVKNTVVSVVNLKRQSSTSSSDPFGIFGDSSSSSKSSSKSDLETYSEGSGVIYMKSNGKGYIVTNNHVVSGSDALQVILSNGKKVTAKKVGADAETDLAVLTIDGKYVTQTAQFGNSKNLEPGQPVIAVGSPLGSQYASSVTQGIISAKSRTIDVTNSNGQVTNQATVIQTDAAINPGNSGGPLVNESGQVIGINSMKLSSSGDGTSVEGMGFAIPSDEVVTIINELVKNGKITRPQLGIRVASISELTDYAKKQLGVSSNVKSGVLVASVTKNGTAAKAGIKAGDVITKVDNKNISDVASLHTVLYAHKVGDHVTVQVIRDGKNKDINVTLN, translated from the coding sequence ATGACTGAAAAGAAGACAAATAATTTAGTAAAAACAGGAATTATCGGTGTAGTAGCAGGACTTTTAGGTGGTGGAGTTGCTTATGCTGGGTTATCACAAGTTAATAATGATAGTGCTAGTCAATCTGGTACTCCAATTGTAAAAACTGTTAAAAATACTAGTAAAAATTCAGGTGAAATGACAGCGGCTTACAATACAGTTAAAAATACTGTTGTTTCAGTGGTGAATTTAAAGCGTCAAAGTTCTACTAGTAGTTCAGATCCTTTTGGAATTTTTGGTGATTCTTCAAGTTCTTCTAAATCAAGTTCTAAATCAGATCTTGAAACTTACAGTGAAGGCTCAGGAGTTATCTACATGAAATCTAATGGTAAAGGTTATATTGTAACTAATAATCATGTGGTTTCAGGTAGTGATGCTTTACAAGTAATTTTAAGCAATGGTAAAAAAGTAACTGCCAAAAAAGTTGGAGCTGATGCTGAAACTGACTTAGCTGTTTTAACAATTGATGGCAAATATGTAACTCAAACTGCTCAGTTTGGTAATTCAAAAAATCTTGAACCTGGTCAACCTGTAATAGCAGTTGGTTCTCCTTTAGGTAGTCAATATGCAAGTAGTGTAACTCAAGGAATTATTTCTGCAAAAAGTAGAACAATTGATGTAACTAATTCAAATGGTCAAGTTACTAACCAGGCGACAGTAATTCAAACAGATGCTGCGATTAATCCTGGTAACTCAGGTGGTCCTCTTGTTAATGAATCAGGCCAAGTAATTGGGATTAACTCAATGAAGCTTTCTTCATCAGGCGATGGTACTTCGGTTGAAGGAATGGGTTTTGCAATTCCTAGTGATGAAGTAGTAACGATTATTAATGAATTAGTTAAAAATGGTAAGATTACCCGTCCGCAATTAGGAATTAGAGTTGCCTCAATCAGTGAGTTAACTGATTATGCTAAGAAACAACTGGGTGTATCTTCCAATGTAAAAAGTGGTGTTTTAGTAGCTTCAGTGACCAAGAATGGCACTGCTGCTAAAGCAGGGATTAAAGCTGGAGATGTAATTACTAAGGTTGATAATAAAAATATTAGTGATGTAGCAAGTCTTCACACTGTGCTTTATGCCCATAAAGTTGGCGATCATGTTACAGTACAAGTTATTCGTGATGGTAAAAATAAAGATATTAATGTAACCTTAAATTAG
- the rlmH gene encoding 23S rRNA (pseudouridine(1915)-N(3))-methyltransferase RlmH, giving the protein MNIKIVCVGKLKEKYFKDGIAEYLKRMDRYAKMQIVQVPDEKAPEKLSPAEMEKVKEIEGKRILSKIKDKEYVFVTAIKGKERTSEEFAKEISDLTTYGHSDITFVIGGSLGTSKAVNKRADQLISFGKFTMPHQLMRLVLSEQIYRAFMINNGSPYHK; this is encoded by the coding sequence TTGAATATTAAAATTGTTTGCGTTGGTAAGCTCAAGGAAAAGTACTTTAAAGATGGAATTGCTGAATACTTGAAGCGGATGGATCGTTATGCCAAGATGCAAATTGTACAAGTGCCGGATGAAAAAGCTCCCGAAAAGTTAAGCCCCGCTGAAATGGAAAAAGTAAAAGAAATTGAAGGAAAGCGAATTTTAAGTAAGATTAAGGATAAAGAATATGTTTTTGTAACAGCGATTAAAGGTAAAGAAAGAACTAGTGAAGAATTTGCTAAAGAAATTTCTGATTTAACTACCTATGGTCATTCTGATATTACTTTTGTCATTGGAGGAAGTTTAGGCACTAGTAAGGCTGTTAATAAACGAGCAGATCAATTAATTAGCTTTGGTAAGTTCACGATGCCTCATCAATTGATGCGGTTAGTACTTAGTGAACAAATTTATCGGGCCTTTATGATAAATAACGGTAGTCCGTATCATAAGTAA
- a CDS encoding energy-coupling factor transporter transmembrane component T family protein gives MNPSLKFFLFLIISLEISFIPNLVINLTFLVGSLLYLFISKYSLKKLALIIVFAFPAAFAIFSSLYWFSDEPNLIAAWTLFTRMYVLILLGVILINTTPPLTLARSLEQNFHLPTKLVYGWLAAFNFIPQMQVELKKIKVAALMRGQNLSWWSPSLYFKAILPALAHSEELSEGMLAHSFGRYSKRSKIKTIPLTWKDWLIFIFFLFFIQIFFIFCTKFYL, from the coding sequence TTGAATCCTAGTTTAAAATTCTTCTTATTTTTAATAATTTCTCTTGAAATATCTTTTATCCCCAATTTGGTTATTAACCTAACTTTTTTGGTAGGTTCTTTACTTTATCTTTTTATAAGCAAATATTCTCTCAAAAAACTTGCTCTCATTATTGTCTTTGCCTTTCCAGCTGCCTTTGCAATCTTTAGCTCCCTTTATTGGTTTAGTGATGAGCCAAACTTAATAGCAGCTTGGACACTCTTTACAAGAATGTATGTCTTAATCCTTTTAGGAGTTATCCTAATTAACACCACTCCTCCTCTTACGCTCGCTCGTTCATTAGAGCAAAACTTTCATCTCCCTACTAAACTTGTTTATGGCTGGCTAGCTGCTTTCAACTTTATTCCCCAAATGCAAGTAGAACTCAAAAAAATTAAAGTTGCAGCTTTAATGCGGGGGCAAAATCTTTCTTGGTGGTCACCAAGTTTATATTTTAAAGCTATCCTACCTGCCTTAGCTCATAGTGAAGAATTAAGTGAAGGAATGTTAGCTCACAGCTTTGGTCGTTATTCAAAACGTAGCAAAATAAAAACCATCCCTCTCACTTGGAAAGACTGGCTTATTTTTATTTTCTTTTTATTTTTTATCCAAATATTTTTTATTTTTTGTACAAAATTTTACTTATGA
- a CDS encoding ABC transporter ATP-binding protein — protein MTIKVKNLNFAYHQKDIFKDVNFSLPTGSFTLLTGSNGSGKSTLLKLIAHLLPAGKAIVRPKNWTMVFQDPTSHFVMPTALEELIFSLENLNISPTHAKKKITQVATALHLTSLLNQPLQTLSSGEKQRVSFAIAAIMEPDLLLLDEAFSNCDPSSRKLLLKQLLEFKKRGTTIVAIDHQTQGYENLVTHQLTIKNKGIHFTPFALPVAKLSKKALSLPTPKNKIFTLSNFSLSLSQKTLLNNVTNYIPQGITLLTGENGSGKSAFFNSLIKMMPYQGHLLYQEKEVRKLRQKKYLTTVGEVFTDSTPQFLKLTAAAEIATARRKTKFFSQKEIDQMIKELNLPDLDQSIYTLSGGQKKKLQILLMLLENHRVLLLDEPLTGLDCDSQQLVCKWLKKSARSKNIVIISHQVGPLSEIINYHLHLKDQNLVFESSLNLES, from the coding sequence ATGACTATTAAAGTTAAAAATCTCAATTTTGCTTATCATCAAAAAGACATCTTCAAAGACGTTAATTTTTCCTTACCTACTGGTTCTTTTACCTTACTTACTGGTAGTAATGGCAGTGGTAAATCCACTCTCTTAAAGTTAATTGCTCATTTATTACCGGCTGGAAAGGCAATTGTACGACCCAAAAATTGGACTATGGTTTTTCAAGATCCAACTAGTCATTTCGTCATGCCAACTGCTTTAGAAGAATTAATTTTTAGCTTAGAAAATCTCAATATCAGTCCTACCCATGCTAAAAAAAAGATCACCCAAGTAGCTACAGCCTTACATCTTACTTCCCTACTTAACCAACCTTTACAGACTTTATCTTCTGGGGAAAAGCAACGTGTCAGTTTTGCGATTGCAGCCATTATGGAACCTGACTTACTCTTACTTGATGAAGCATTTAGTAATTGTGATCCTTCAAGCCGCAAGCTACTTTTAAAGCAATTACTCGAATTCAAAAAAAGAGGAACGACAATTGTCGCCATTGATCACCAAACTCAAGGTTATGAAAATCTCGTTACTCACCAATTAACTATCAAAAACAAAGGCATTCACTTTACTCCTTTCGCTCTCCCTGTGGCTAAACTCTCTAAAAAAGCGCTCTCCCTCCCCACCCCTAAAAATAAAATTTTTACCTTAAGTAATTTTTCTTTATCCCTATCTCAAAAAACTCTCTTAAACAACGTTACTAACTACATCCCGCAGGGAATCACCCTTCTCACAGGTGAAAATGGTAGTGGTAAATCAGCATTTTTTAATTCACTCATTAAAATGATGCCTTACCAAGGCCACTTACTTTACCAAGAAAAAGAAGTCCGTAAATTACGGCAAAAAAAATACCTCACCACAGTTGGTGAAGTATTTACTGATAGCACTCCTCAATTTTTAAAGCTTACTGCTGCCGCAGAAATTGCTACAGCTAGACGAAAAACAAAGTTTTTTTCACAAAAAGAAATTGACCAAATGATTAAAGAACTCAACCTTCCTGATTTAGATCAATCCATTTATACTTTATCAGGCGGTCAAAAAAAGAAGCTCCAAATTCTTTTAATGTTGTTAGAAAATCATCGTGTTCTTTTGCTAGATGAGCCTTTGACTGGACTTGATTGCGATAGTCAACAACTTGTCTGTAAGTGGCTCAAAAAAAGTGCTCGCTCTAAAAATATTGTAATTATTAGTCATCAAGTTGGTCCTTTAAGTGAAATTATCAACTATCACTTACACTTAAAAGATCAAAATTTAGTTTTTGAAAGTAGTCTTAACCTTGAATCCTAG
- a CDS encoding ECF transporter S component gives MKFKFYTINNIIFICLLGIIWGFIYTSSDLLYNLLTLALTPVGFGPLANDIVLGLWCMAGPLTGFLIRKPGSSFLGEFLSSLMETFFMAQWGMANIISGFVQATGSEAGFFLTGYKYYNFFTLTLSATTTTIFSFVYDYFKNGYNLFPFSRLIIYFIVRWFSLFLFSAVLVSQILKLVQKADIIHDY, from the coding sequence ATGAAATTTAAATTTTATACTATTAATAACATCATTTTCATTTGTCTTTTAGGAATTATCTGGGGTTTTATTTACACCTCAAGTGATCTCCTTTATAATCTCCTTACTTTAGCCCTAACTCCTGTCGGTTTTGGGCCTTTAGCTAACGATATTGTGCTCGGTCTTTGGTGTATGGCAGGGCCTTTAACCGGATTTTTAATTAGAAAACCTGGTAGTAGCTTTTTAGGAGAATTTTTAAGTAGCTTAATGGAAACTTTTTTTATGGCACAATGGGGAATGGCAAATATTATTTCTGGTTTTGTTCAAGCAACTGGTAGTGAAGCAGGATTTTTCTTAACTGGCTATAAATACTACAATTTTTTTACGCTTACTCTATCAGCTACCACAACTACCATTTTTAGTTTTGTCTATGACTATTTCAAAAATGGTTATAACCTCTTCCCTTTTTCCAGGCTAATAATCTACTTTATTGTGCGCTGGTTTTCACTATTTTTATTTAGTGCTGTCTTAGTTAGCCAAATCCTCAAATTAGTTCAGAAAGCTGATATTATTCATGACTATTAA